From one Actinopolyspora saharensis genomic stretch:
- a CDS encoding MerR family transcriptional regulator, whose protein sequence is MDAESSACGTGSATANEPEGSDFAGYGGACSEGTESETAPKLSVAAVARRLGVAPATLRTWDRRYGLGPTEHSSGSHRRYGPEDVARLELMQHALLRGASPAEAARYAHAASARHEDGKAASGGETAQRGSRREPVQEHPVDNTEGAVLMSGVLDSDGETAEEPVDTANTGGRGLRLAGATPLARGLGRAVLALDSPGAQRILLESVTDQGVGAMRREVLSPVSRALTELRERTGTGAEMPKLLEDSALTVLRSVIANSGPPHNPRPVLLATAPGEQQSLDLVALAAALARGGVGHRLFASALPREGLEAAIRRAAPAAVLVWSAHSVFADPQVLTGLPRPRQRVRVFAAGPGWSTEALPEHVDHLDSWEGALTQLESLAPADDF, encoded by the coding sequence GTGGACGCCGAATCGTCCGCGTGCGGAACGGGCTCCGCCACAGCGAACGAGCCCGAAGGCAGTGATTTCGCTGGATACGGGGGTGCGTGCTCGGAGGGAACCGAGTCGGAAACCGCTCCGAAGCTCTCGGTCGCGGCCGTGGCTCGCCGGCTGGGAGTGGCTCCCGCGACACTGCGCACCTGGGATCGCCGGTACGGGCTCGGTCCCACGGAGCACTCCTCCGGGAGTCACCGGCGGTACGGACCGGAGGACGTGGCCCGTCTCGAGCTGATGCAGCACGCCCTGCTGCGCGGAGCCTCCCCGGCCGAGGCGGCCCGCTACGCTCACGCGGCCTCCGCGCGGCACGAGGACGGGAAGGCGGCGTCCGGAGGGGAAACCGCTCAACGCGGATCCAGGCGGGAGCCCGTCCAGGAGCACCCGGTGGATAACACCGAGGGCGCCGTGCTGATGTCCGGGGTGCTCGACAGCGACGGGGAAACCGCGGAGGAACCCGTCGACACCGCCAACACCGGTGGACGTGGCCTGCGCCTGGCGGGGGCGACTCCGCTGGCGCGGGGACTGGGGCGGGCCGTGCTCGCACTGGATTCCCCGGGCGCGCAGCGCATCCTGCTGGAAAGCGTCACCGACCAGGGGGTCGGTGCGATGCGTCGGGAAGTGCTGAGCCCGGTGAGCAGGGCGCTGACCGAGCTGCGGGAGCGCACGGGGACCGGTGCCGAGATGCCGAAGCTGCTGGAGGACTCGGCGCTGACGGTGCTGCGCTCGGTGATCGCCAACTCCGGTCCGCCGCACAACCCGCGTCCCGTGCTGCTGGCGACCGCTCCGGGAGAGCAGCAGTCCCTCGACCTGGTCGCGCTGGCGGCCGCACTGGCCCGGGGAGGAGTGGGGCACCGCCTGTTCGCCTCCGCGCTGCCCAGAGAGGGGCTGGAGGCGGCCATCCGGAGGGCGGCCCCGGCCGCCGTGCTCGTCTGGTCCGCGCACTCGGTCTTCGCCGATCCCCAGGTGCTCACCGGGCTGCCCCGTCCCCGGCAGCGCGTGCGGGTGTTCGCCGCTGGACCGGGATGGTCGACCGAGGCCCTGCCGGAGCACGTCGATCACCTGGACTCCTGGGAGGGGGCGCTCACCCAGCTCGAGAGCTTGGCCCCCGCGGACGACTTCTAG
- a CDS encoding response regulator transcription factor: MTTVLICDDRRSVREGLTRVMSAVPGVSRIDCVAHGDELLSRFARQAVDVVLVGTQRAVPNGVEATRRLVSAHPQANVIVFGAPDDAGSIAAAIAGGARGYLRWDASRPELVAALAHTLASTSVPAPRQPSDPGVQLTDRELQVLRGMAQGKSNGQIGRELYLSEDTVKTHARRLFRKLGVRDRAQAVAHGFRRGLVA; encoded by the coding sequence GTGACGACGGTCTTGATTTGCGATGACCGGCGGAGCGTCCGGGAGGGGCTCACTCGCGTGATGTCGGCCGTACCGGGAGTGAGTCGAATCGATTGTGTGGCCCACGGTGACGAGCTGCTTTCCCGGTTCGCCCGGCAGGCGGTCGATGTCGTTCTGGTGGGCACCCAGCGCGCGGTGCCCAACGGAGTGGAGGCCACCCGCAGGCTCGTGTCCGCTCACCCCCAGGCCAACGTGATCGTCTTCGGCGCACCGGACGACGCGGGCAGCATAGCCGCGGCGATCGCCGGTGGGGCCCGTGGATATCTGCGCTGGGACGCCTCCCGCCCCGAACTGGTCGCTGCCCTGGCGCACACCCTGGCGAGCACCTCGGTGCCCGCTCCGCGTCAGCCCTCCGACCCCGGTGTGCAGCTCACCGACCGCGAACTCCAGGTGCTGCGCGGGATGGCGCAGGGCAAGAGCAACGGGCAGATCGGGCGTGAGCTCTATCTCTCCGAGGACACGGTCAAGACGCACGCGCGACGGCTGTTCCGGAAGCTGGGGGTGCGTGACCGGGCTCAAGCCGTCGCGCACGGTTTCCGGCGCGGACTGGTCGCCTGA
- a CDS encoding sigma-70 family RNA polymerase sigma factor: MSNVGDGLDALVSASIDGDRQSIERLLAEIRPLVVRYCRARVGRNERSFASADDVAQEVCLAVLTALPTYRDQGRPFLAFVYGIAAHKVADAHRASARNRSEPVADPPDTPESEAGPEQRAIQGELSGRMAQLLRVLPAKQREILLLRVVVGLSAEETAEAVGSTPGAVRVAQHRALARLRKTLSAEEVV, encoded by the coding sequence ATGAGCAACGTGGGGGACGGGCTGGACGCTCTGGTCAGCGCCTCCATCGACGGCGACCGCCAGTCGATCGAGCGCTTACTCGCCGAAATCCGTCCTTTGGTGGTGCGGTACTGCCGCGCCAGGGTGGGCCGGAACGAACGCTCGTTCGCTTCGGCTGACGATGTTGCCCAGGAGGTGTGTCTCGCCGTGCTGACGGCGCTACCGACCTACCGGGACCAGGGTCGTCCATTCCTGGCGTTCGTGTACGGCATCGCCGCGCACAAAGTGGCCGATGCGCACCGTGCATCGGCTCGAAACCGGTCCGAACCGGTCGCGGATCCTCCGGACACCCCGGAGTCCGAGGCCGGACCGGAACAGCGAGCGATACAGGGCGAGCTTTCGGGCAGGATGGCGCAACTGCTGCGTGTGCTGCCGGCCAAGCAGCGGGAGATCCTGCTGCTCCGGGTGGTCGTCGGGTTGTCCGCGGAGGAAACCGCCGAAGCGGTCGGTTCGACGCCGGGAGCTGTGCGTGTGGCGCAACACCGTGCGCTCGCCCGGCTGCGAAAGACGCTGTCCGCGGAGGAGGTGGTCTGA
- a CDS encoding DUF5319 family protein has protein sequence MRVVPHDPLPPDPFAGDPEDPSMALGDQDEQDQQLGDEERAELLSDLADLAVYQALLEPRGIRGIVVDCADCGEAHYHDWELLRSSLEQLLNDGRMRPHEPAYEPNPGNYVSWEYCRGFADGVIETEDQRSR, from the coding sequence GTGCGGGTCGTGCCGCATGACCCATTGCCACCAGACCCGTTCGCGGGCGATCCGGAAGACCCGAGCATGGCCCTCGGCGATCAGGACGAGCAGGACCAACAGCTCGGCGACGAGGAACGGGCCGAACTGCTCTCGGACCTGGCCGACCTGGCCGTGTATCAGGCGCTGCTGGAGCCGCGCGGTATCCGCGGGATCGTCGTGGACTGCGCGGACTGCGGCGAAGCGCACTACCACGACTGGGAGCTGCTGCGGTCCAGCCTCGAACAGCTGCTCAACGACGGACGGATGCGCCCGCACGAACCGGCTTACGAACCGAACCCGGGCAACTACGTCAGTTGGGAGTACTGCCGTGGCTTCGCGGACGGAGTGATCGAGACCGAGGACCAGCGCAGCCGCTGA
- the guaB gene encoding IMP dehydrogenase produces MTSELTAPGFPTKFATLGLTFDDVLLLPGESDIVPSAVDTSTRLSRNIRLRSPLISAAMDTVTEARMAIAMARLGGVGILQRNLPAEEQAAQVEVVKRSEAGMVTDPVTCSPEDTLSDVDTLCARYRISGLPVTEPDGALVGIITNRDMRFVTDHTKRVREVMTTAPLITARVGVTTDEALDLLRENKVEKLPIVDGSGKLRGLITVKDFVKTEQYPEATKDSDGRLLCGAAIGVGADSHERAMALVEAGVDVLVVDTAHGHSKAVAETVATLKQELGDSVDVIGGNVATRSGAQSLIDAGADAVKVGVGPGSICTTRVVAGVGVPQITAIYEADQACRPAGVPLVADGGIQYSGDIAKAIASGASSVMLGSLFAGTAEAPGDLVLVNGKQFKVYRGMGSMGAMSSKDDGQSYSKDRYFQDDVLSEDKLVPEGIEGRVPYRGPLGQVVHQLVGGLRSGMGFTGSGSIEELQQAYLARVTTAGMKESHPHDITMTVEAPNYTTR; encoded by the coding sequence ATGACCAGCGAACTCACCGCCCCGGGCTTTCCGACGAAGTTCGCGACGCTCGGGCTGACCTTCGACGATGTGCTCCTGCTGCCCGGCGAGTCGGACATCGTCCCGAGCGCCGTGGACACGAGCACGCGACTCTCCCGGAACATACGGCTGCGCTCGCCGCTGATCTCCGCGGCCATGGACACGGTCACCGAGGCCCGGATGGCCATCGCGATGGCCCGACTGGGCGGCGTCGGCATCCTGCAGCGCAACCTGCCCGCTGAGGAGCAGGCCGCGCAGGTGGAGGTCGTCAAGCGGTCCGAGGCCGGCATGGTCACCGATCCGGTGACCTGCTCGCCGGAGGACACCCTGTCCGATGTGGACACGCTCTGCGCGCGGTACCGGATCTCCGGGCTGCCGGTGACCGAACCGGACGGCGCCCTGGTGGGGATCATCACCAACCGGGACATGCGGTTCGTGACCGACCACACCAAGCGTGTCCGGGAAGTCATGACCACGGCCCCGCTGATCACGGCCAGGGTCGGGGTGACCACCGATGAGGCGCTCGACCTGCTGCGGGAGAACAAGGTCGAGAAGCTCCCGATCGTGGACGGTAGCGGCAAGCTGCGCGGCCTGATCACGGTCAAGGACTTCGTCAAGACCGAGCAGTACCCGGAGGCGACCAAGGACTCCGACGGCAGGCTGCTCTGCGGCGCGGCGATCGGTGTGGGTGCCGACTCCCACGAACGTGCGATGGCCCTGGTCGAGGCGGGCGTGGACGTGCTAGTCGTGGACACCGCGCACGGGCACTCCAAGGCGGTCGCCGAGACGGTGGCGACCCTCAAGCAGGAGCTCGGGGACTCGGTCGACGTCATCGGGGGCAACGTCGCGACGAGGAGCGGGGCGCAGTCCCTCATCGACGCGGGGGCCGATGCCGTGAAGGTCGGTGTGGGCCCGGGCTCGATCTGCACCACCCGTGTCGTGGCCGGGGTCGGCGTCCCCCAGATAACCGCCATCTACGAAGCCGATCAGGCCTGCCGCCCGGCAGGAGTCCCGCTGGTCGCGGACGGAGGGATCCAGTACTCGGGCGACATCGCCAAGGCGATCGCCAGCGGTGCGAGCAGCGTGATGCTGGGCAGCCTCTTCGCCGGGACCGCGGAGGCCCCGGGCGACCTGGTGCTGGTCAACGGCAAGCAGTTCAAGGTCTACAGGGGCATGGGCTCCATGGGAGCCATGTCCTCCAAGGACGACGGGCAGTCCTACTCCAAGGATCGCTACTTCCAGGACGACGTGCTTTCCGAGGACAAGCTGGTTCCGGAGGGCATCGAGGGCCGGGTCCCCTACCGTGGACCGCTCGGTCAGGTGGTGCACCAGCTCGTCGGCGGACTGCGCTCCGGAATGGGATTCACCGGATCCGGTTCGATCGAGGAGCTGCAGCAGGCGTACCTGGCGCGGGTGACGACTGCGGGCATGAAGGAGAGCCACCCGCACGACATCACCATGACCGTTGAGGCCCCCAACTACACGACGCGGTAG
- a CDS encoding GuaB3 family IMP dehydrogenase-related protein: MRDLVEIGMGRTAMRGYDLEDVEIVPSRRTRSSKDVSLSWQIDAYRLDIPLVTHPTDAVVSPATAIRIGELGGLGVLNAEGLWARHENVEGELNQIVRVAEEGEGPEAAIAMLQQLHAAPVRTDLLTEAVKQIKDSGVTVAARVSPQHAEELTPTLLAAGVEVLMVQGTIVSAEHVSRDGDPLNLKQFIGDLDVPVIAGGVGDYRTAMHLMRTGAAGVIVGFGQSRSATTTQTLGIGVPMATAVADAAAARRDYLDETGGRYVHVIADGGLTYSGDIAKSIACGADAVMLGEPLTETSEAPGHGYYWTAAAAHPNLPRSEVVGFNSAGVDLETLLFGPSSDPYGTLNLFGALRRAMAKTGYSELKEFQKVGLMLCR; the protein is encoded by the coding sequence GTGCGGGATCTTGTGGAAATCGGCATGGGCCGGACGGCCATGCGCGGTTACGACTTGGAAGACGTCGAGATCGTGCCGTCGCGGCGTACTCGTTCCTCCAAGGACGTCTCGTTGTCTTGGCAGATCGACGCCTACCGACTCGACATTCCGCTGGTGACCCATCCGACCGATGCGGTGGTGTCCCCGGCGACGGCCATCCGCATCGGTGAGCTCGGCGGTCTCGGGGTGCTCAACGCGGAAGGGCTCTGGGCGCGCCACGAGAACGTCGAGGGCGAGCTCAACCAGATCGTGCGCGTCGCCGAGGAGGGCGAGGGTCCGGAGGCGGCGATCGCCATGCTGCAGCAGCTGCACGCGGCCCCCGTCCGCACCGACCTGCTCACCGAGGCGGTCAAGCAGATCAAGGACTCGGGGGTCACGGTCGCCGCGCGGGTCAGCCCGCAGCACGCGGAGGAGCTCACGCCCACCCTGCTGGCGGCGGGGGTCGAGGTGCTGATGGTGCAGGGCACCATCGTCTCGGCCGAGCACGTCTCCCGGGACGGCGATCCGCTCAACCTCAAGCAGTTCATCGGCGACCTCGACGTCCCCGTGATCGCGGGCGGTGTCGGCGACTACCGCACGGCCATGCACCTCATGCGCACCGGAGCCGCCGGTGTGATCGTCGGGTTCGGGCAGTCCCGCTCGGCGACGACCACGCAGACGCTGGGGATCGGCGTGCCCATGGCCACGGCCGTGGCGGACGCCGCCGCCGCGCGCCGGGACTACCTGGACGAGACCGGCGGCCGCTACGTGCACGTGATCGCCGACGGTGGACTCACCTACTCGGGAGACATCGCCAAGTCGATCGCGTGCGGCGCGGACGCGGTCATGCTCGGCGAGCCGCTCACCGAGACCTCGGAGGCCCCCGGGCACGGCTACTACTGGACCGCCGCGGCGGCCCATCCGAACCTGCCGCGCAGCGAGGTCGTCGGGTTCAACAGCGCGGGCGTGGACCTGGAGACGCTGCTGTTCGGACCGAGCAGCGATCCGTACGGCACGCTGAACCTGTTCGGCGCGCTGCGCCGTGCGATGGCCAAGACCGGTTACTCGGAGCTCAAGGAGTTTCAGAAGGTCGGTTTGATGCTGTGCCGCTGA
- a CDS encoding FAD-dependent oxidoreductase, with the protein MSDRKHPRGESSDRGHYDVVVIGSGFGGSVAALRLVEKGYRVAVLEAGRRFADEEFPKTSWDFRRFLWAPRLGCYGIQRIHMLRNVLILAGAGVGGGSLVYANTLYRPMKPFFTDSQWAHITDWEKELDRHYDQASRMLGVVTNPTVTPSDRVIKQIASEMGAEETYHPTPVGVYFGKPGERTSDPYFGGAGPERTGCTECGACMTGCRVGAKNTLMKNYLYLAESKGAEVWPMTTVDGLRKDADGRWRVRTSRTGAVLAKRPRTFTADQVVLAAGTWGTQNLLHRCRDNGDLPALSPRLGELTRTNSEAIIGAQRNSVDPNQNFSEGTAITSSFHPDEDTHIEPVRYGKGGNAMGLLQTLPTSGGKSAPRWRQWLRSAVTRPLTTLRLLSVRRWSERTVILLVMQSLDNSLRTSLGKGLFGRRKLTSSQGHGAPNPTWIPAGERANELAAEKIDGIAGGTWGELFDIPLTAHFIGGCPIGSDPSSGVIDPYHRAWGYPDLSIVDGSAITANLGVNPSLTITAQAERAFSMWPNKGETDPRAAQSAEYRPVEPVEPRHPAVPAEAPAALRR; encoded by the coding sequence ATGAGTGATCGGAAACACCCTCGCGGGGAGAGCTCGGATCGCGGGCACTACGACGTGGTCGTGATCGGTTCCGGATTCGGCGGCAGCGTGGCCGCGTTGCGCCTGGTCGAGAAGGGCTACCGCGTCGCCGTGCTGGAGGCGGGCAGACGGTTCGCCGACGAGGAGTTCCCCAAGACCTCCTGGGACTTCCGCCGCTTCCTGTGGGCCCCGCGGCTCGGCTGCTACGGCATCCAGCGCATCCACATGCTGCGGAACGTGCTGATCCTCGCCGGTGCCGGAGTGGGCGGCGGTTCGCTGGTCTACGCGAACACCCTGTACCGCCCCATGAAGCCGTTCTTCACCGACTCCCAGTGGGCCCACATCACCGACTGGGAGAAGGAGCTCGACCGGCACTACGACCAGGCCAGCCGAATGCTGGGCGTGGTCACGAACCCGACCGTGACCCCCTCCGACCGCGTAATCAAGCAGATCGCCTCGGAGATGGGAGCGGAGGAGACGTACCACCCCACCCCCGTGGGCGTCTACTTCGGAAAGCCCGGTGAGCGCACGAGCGACCCCTACTTCGGCGGAGCGGGACCGGAGCGCACCGGCTGCACCGAGTGCGGTGCCTGCATGACCGGTTGCCGCGTCGGGGCCAAGAACACCCTGATGAAGAACTACCTCTACCTGGCCGAGTCGAAGGGCGCCGAGGTGTGGCCGATGACCACGGTCGACGGGCTGCGCAAGGACGCGGACGGGCGATGGAGGGTCCGCACCAGCAGGACCGGGGCCGTGCTGGCGAAGCGCCCCCGCACGTTCACCGCCGACCAGGTCGTGCTCGCGGCGGGAACGTGGGGGACGCAGAACCTGCTGCACCGCTGCAGGGACAACGGGGACCTGCCCGCGCTGTCCCCCAGGTTGGGCGAACTGACCCGGACCAACTCGGAAGCCATCATCGGGGCCCAGCGGAACTCGGTCGACCCGAACCAGAACTTCTCCGAGGGAACCGCCATCACCTCCTCGTTCCACCCGGACGAGGACACGCACATCGAGCCGGTCCGCTACGGCAAGGGCGGCAACGCGATGGGGCTGCTGCAGACCCTGCCGACCAGCGGCGGGAAGAGCGCTCCGCGCTGGAGGCAGTGGCTGCGCTCGGCGGTCACGCGCCCGCTCACCACGCTGCGGCTGCTGTCGGTGCGGCGCTGGAGCGAGCGCACCGTGATCCTGCTGGTGATGCAGAGCCTGGACAACTCGCTGCGGACCAGCCTGGGCAAGGGGCTGTTCGGCAGGCGCAAGCTGACTTCGAGCCAGGGGCACGGCGCTCCCAACCCGACCTGGATCCCCGCCGGTGAGCGAGCCAACGAGCTGGCCGCGGAGAAGATCGACGGGATCGCCGGGGGAACCTGGGGCGAGCTGTTCGACATTCCGCTGACGGCCCACTTCATCGGAGGGTGCCCGATCGGTTCGGACCCGAGCAGCGGAGTGATCGACCCGTACCACCGCGCATGGGGCTACCCCGATCTGTCGATCGTGGACGGTTCGGCCATAACCGCGAACCTCGGGGTCAACCCCTCGCTGACCATCACCGCGCAGGCGGAGCGAGCCTTCTCCATGTGGCCGAACAAGGGCGAGACGGATCCGCGCGCCGCGCAGTCCGCGGAGTACCGCCCGGTGGAACCGGTGGAACCGCGCCACCCGGCAGTGCCGGCCGAGGCGCCGGCCGCGCTGCGCCGTTGA
- the guaA gene encoding glutamine-hydrolyzing GMP synthase: MDPAGQDSAQGRSGSGPVLVVDFGAQYAQLIARRVREAQVYSEVVPHDTPVEEMLRRDPAAVVLSGGPASVHEEGAPEVDDALFRAGVPVFGICYGFQAMTKALGGTVERTGTREFGRTDLTVCAAGGTLHQELPEHHPVWMSHGDSVSEAPDGFRVIAETADTPVAAFENPELGLAGVQYHPEVAHSPHGQGVLRRFLHEIAGIRPRWTTTSIVDETVSAIREQIGDARAICALSGGVDSAVAGALVNKAIGDRLTCVFVDHGLLRSGERTQVERDFVAATGARLVVIDAVQQFTDALAGVTDPEEKRKIIGREFIRTFEQAARDLQTEAGEAGERIEYLVQGTLYPDVVESGGGTGTANIKSHHNVGGLPEDLQFDLVEPLRALFKDEVRRVGSELGLPETIVQRQPFPGPGLAIRVIGEVTQQRLATLRAADAIAREELTAAGLDHDIWQCPVVLLADVQSVGVQGDGRTYGYPVVLRPVSSEDAMTADWTRLPYEVLERVSTRITNEVSEVNRVTLDVTSKPPGTIEWE; the protein is encoded by the coding sequence ATCGACCCCGCCGGACAGGATTCCGCGCAAGGACGATCCGGCAGCGGCCCCGTCCTGGTGGTCGACTTCGGCGCGCAGTACGCGCAGCTGATCGCCCGCCGGGTACGGGAGGCGCAGGTATATTCCGAGGTGGTCCCGCACGACACCCCGGTCGAGGAGATGTTGCGCAGGGATCCCGCCGCCGTGGTGCTGTCCGGTGGTCCGGCCAGCGTCCACGAGGAGGGCGCCCCCGAGGTGGACGACGCGCTGTTCCGCGCGGGCGTGCCGGTCTTCGGGATCTGCTACGGATTCCAGGCCATGACCAAGGCGCTGGGCGGAACGGTCGAGCGAACCGGGACCAGGGAGTTCGGCAGGACGGACCTCACCGTCTGCGCCGCGGGGGGCACGCTGCACCAGGAGCTGCCCGAGCACCACCCGGTTTGGATGAGTCACGGTGACTCCGTGAGCGAGGCCCCGGACGGTTTCCGGGTCATCGCCGAGACCGCCGACACCCCGGTGGCCGCCTTCGAGAACCCCGAGCTCGGGCTGGCCGGGGTGCAGTACCACCCGGAGGTGGCGCACTCCCCGCACGGCCAGGGGGTGCTGCGCAGGTTCCTGCACGAGATCGCGGGGATCCGCCCGCGCTGGACCACCACGTCGATCGTGGACGAGACGGTGTCCGCCATCAGGGAGCAGATCGGTGACGCGCGGGCCATCTGCGCCCTCTCCGGAGGGGTGGACTCGGCCGTGGCGGGCGCGCTGGTCAACAAGGCCATCGGGGACAGGCTGACCTGCGTCTTCGTGGACCACGGGCTGCTGCGCTCCGGTGAGCGCACCCAGGTGGAGCGCGACTTCGTCGCCGCCACGGGCGCCCGGCTCGTCGTGATCGACGCCGTGCAGCAGTTCACCGACGCGCTGGCCGGGGTGACCGACCCCGAGGAGAAGCGCAAGATCATCGGTCGCGAGTTCATCAGGACCTTCGAGCAGGCCGCGCGGGACCTGCAGACCGAGGCGGGCGAGGCCGGGGAGCGGATCGAGTACCTGGTCCAGGGAACGCTGTACCCGGACGTCGTGGAGTCCGGTGGGGGAACCGGAACCGCCAACATCAAGAGCCACCACAACGTCGGCGGTCTTCCCGAGGACCTGCAGTTCGACCTCGTCGAGCCGCTGCGCGCCCTGTTCAAGGACGAGGTGCGCAGGGTCGGTTCCGAGCTCGGCCTGCCGGAGACGATAGTGCAGCGCCAGCCCTTCCCCGGGCCGGGACTGGCGATCCGGGTGATCGGCGAGGTCACCCAGCAGCGCCTCGCCACGCTGCGCGCCGCGGACGCGATCGCCCGCGAGGAGCTGACGGCCGCGGGCCTGGACCACGACATCTGGCAGTGCCCCGTGGTGCTGCTCGCCGACGTGCAGTCGGTGGGCGTGCAGGGGGACGGGCGCACCTACGGCTACCCGGTCGTGCTTCGCCCGGTGTCCAGCGAGGACGCCATGACGGCCGACTGGACCCGGCTGCCCTACGAGGTGCTCGAACGCGTCTCCACCCGGATCACCAACGAGGTGTCCGAGGTCAACAGGGTGACCCTCGACGTGACGTCCAAGCCGCCGGGGACGATCGAGTGGGAGTGA
- a CDS encoding PspC domain-containing protein, with product MSGPVGDDGTEASGRSGGPGRGAESGGEGFQDVLRRVWSTRPTRTEGNRKIAGVSAALGERYGIDPVLFRVGFTVGTFYGGAGLLLYVLLWLALPKLDSRTGRVRDNSPVLLVLAALLLVPTMFAMFDLPSVFGLLLGLLLLYLLHQHYSGRTPPSPPAGTAAAPSGRTTTNAAPNPAADEPATAWVYPGGETTETTAAHSAAPAAEPPAPAAAHTPPPEQGPPPSTPPPVPEPPRSRPSGNRSRRSVTLITLGVALLTGGFAVALSLSPVQVGALMLGVLGCGMLVGAFLRGGRGLIAFAIPLALLSTLAGLLPADPWQGVSRVTATPNTAAELAPRYSEPMGSITLHLDHMRLRADEQAHSAVHLGAGTTTVYLPRNADVHVTCSADFGSVNCLGQHGSGRDVLLHNTDLGADGPGGGTIELDLSTKTGTVEVFRG from the coding sequence ATGAGCGGACCAGTGGGCGACGACGGGACCGAGGCCTCCGGACGGAGCGGCGGCCCCGGGAGAGGTGCCGAATCCGGCGGGGAGGGATTCCAGGACGTGCTGCGGCGGGTCTGGAGCACTCGCCCCACGCGCACGGAGGGGAACCGCAAGATCGCCGGGGTCTCGGCCGCCCTGGGTGAGCGCTACGGAATCGACCCCGTGCTGTTCCGGGTCGGTTTCACGGTCGGCACCTTCTACGGCGGGGCCGGGCTGCTGCTCTACGTTCTGCTGTGGCTGGCCCTGCCGAAGCTGGATTCGAGAACGGGCAGGGTCCGGGACAACTCCCCGGTGCTGCTGGTGCTGGCCGCGCTGCTGCTGGTGCCGACCATGTTCGCGATGTTCGACCTCCCCAGCGTGTTCGGTCTGCTGCTCGGCCTGCTCCTGCTGTACCTGCTGCACCAGCACTACAGCGGTCGAACTCCCCCGTCCCCGCCGGCCGGGACGGCCGCGGCGCCGAGCGGTCGCACCACCACGAACGCCGCTCCGAACCCCGCGGCCGACGAACCCGCCACCGCCTGGGTCTACCCGGGCGGGGAAACGACGGAGACGACGGCCGCGCACAGCGCGGCGCCCGCCGCGGAACCCCCTGCTCCCGCCGCGGCGCACACCCCTCCTCCGGAACAGGGTCCGCCCCCTTCCACGCCCCCTCCGGTTCCGGAGCCACCACGCTCCCGTCCGTCCGGGAACCGCTCGCGCCGCTCGGTGACGCTGATCACTCTCGGGGTCGCGCTGCTGACGGGAGGCTTCGCGGTGGCGCTGAGCCTGTCCCCGGTGCAGGTGGGGGCGCTGATGCTCGGCGTGCTCGGTTGCGGAATGCTGGTGGGGGCGTTCCTGCGCGGAGGCAGGGGGCTGATCGCCTTCGCGATCCCGCTGGCTCTGCTGAGCACGCTGGCCGGCTTGCTGCCTGCCGATCCGTGGCAGGGGGTCAGCAGGGTCACCGCCACTCCGAACACGGCTGCCGAACTGGCACCGAGGTACTCGGAACCGATGGGCAGCATCACGCTGCACCTGGACCACATGAGACTGCGAGCGGACGAGCAGGCGCACTCCGCGGTGCACTTGGGTGCGGGAACCACGACCGTCTACCTGCCGCGGAACGCGGACGTGCACGTCACCTGCTCCGCGGACTTCGGTTCGGTGAACTGTCTCGGCCAGCACGGCTCCGGCCGCGACGTGCTGCTCCACAACACCGATCTCGGAGCGGACGGCCCCGGCGGGGGCACGATCGAGCTCGATCTGAGCACGAAGACAGGCACCGTGGAGGTTTTCCGTGGCTGA